From Methanomicrobiales archaeon HGW-Methanomicrobiales-1, a single genomic window includes:
- a CDS encoding arginine decarboxylase, pyruvoyl-dependent yields the protein MFVPTKIFFTKGVGVHKDHLASFELALRKAGIEKCNLVYVSSIFPPNCKQVSRKEGLNQLLPGGITYCVMARNDTNEPNRLVSSAIGLALPKDSEEYGYLSEHHAYGETQEKTGEYAEDLAATMLATTLGIEFDVNLAWQEREQIYKASGKIIKTKNTCQSAEGDKNGLWTTTIAVAVFL from the coding sequence ATGTTTGTTCCGACAAAGATCTTTTTCACTAAGGGAGTAGGCGTTCATAAAGATCATCTCGCTTCCTTTGAGCTTGCTCTGAGAAAGGCCGGGATAGAGAAATGTAATCTTGTGTATGTTTCAAGTATATTCCCTCCCAATTGCAAACAGGTATCCAGGAAAGAGGGGTTAAATCAACTGCTTCCCGGGGGTATCACGTACTGTGTTATGGCCCGGAACGATACCAACGAGCCCAACCGCCTGGTCTCTTCAGCAATAGGTCTTGCCCTGCCCAAAGATTCCGAGGAATACGGGTATCTTTCCGAACATCATGCTTATGGGGAAACCCAGGAAAAGACCGGAGAATATGCCGAAGATCTTGCTGCAACGATGCTGGCTACCACCCTCGGTATTGAATTCGATGTGAATCTTGCCTGGCAGGAACGCGAGCAGATATACAAAGCAAGTGGCAAGATTATCAAAACAAAAAACACCTGTCAGTCCGCTGAAGGGGACAAAAACGGCCTCTGGACGACAACAATTGCCGTAGCCGTTTTCCTTTAA
- a CDS encoding carbon monoxide dehydrogenase maturation protein yields the protein MLHHPFTIVVSGKGGTGKTTLSSLLVRSFIELGDKPVLAVDADPNANLHEALGVTIHETLGSMREEAFTRKIPPGMNRHGYVRFRFRQALVEAEGFDLVAMGRPEGSGCYCFANDLLSECMTELEREYRFIVIDTEAGMEHISRGTIGKPDMLLIVSDPGARGLRTISRIREIATQLGLEPEKIHIVFNKYKTGTAPVDIGTETPIALLPDDPNVEAADLAATPVSQIPVGSPARVAVLELAEKIRALAKEHSTI from the coding sequence ATGCTCCACCACCCATTCACGATAGTTGTTTCCGGTAAAGGCGGAACCGGTAAGACTACTCTTAGTTCCCTGCTCGTGCGTTCATTCATCGAACTCGGGGATAAACCGGTGCTTGCCGTAGATGCGGATCCGAATGCAAATCTCCATGAAGCGCTTGGCGTGACCATCCATGAGACCCTTGGCAGTATGCGCGAGGAGGCATTTACCCGGAAGATCCCTCCGGGTATGAACCGGCACGGTTATGTCCGGTTCCGGTTCCGGCAGGCACTTGTTGAAGCCGAAGGATTCGATCTGGTTGCCATGGGGAGACCGGAAGGCAGCGGGTGTTACTGTTTTGCAAACGATCTCCTGTCAGAATGCATGACCGAGCTTGAGCGGGAGTATCGTTTTATTGTTATTGACACGGAAGCGGGCATGGAGCATATCAGCAGGGGGACCATAGGAAAACCCGATATGCTTCTTATTGTAAGTGACCCCGGTGCCCGTGGACTGAGAACAATCTCACGGATACGGGAGATTGCCACCCAGCTCGGGTTGGAACCTGAAAAGATCCATATTGTTTTCAATAAGTACAAAACCGGCACGGCACCGGTCGATATCGGTACGGAAACTCCTATTGCATTACTCCCGGATGATCCGAACGTGGAGGCAGCGGATCTTGCTGCAACACCGGTCTCACAAATCCCTGTTGGGAGCCCTGCCCGCGTTGCCGTGCTGGAACTGGCAGAGAAAATACGGGCACTCGCAAAAGAGCATTCAACCATTTAA
- a CDS encoding ferredoxin — protein MRTVTFLPGYRKIEIARGSTILDAAQRAGLNINVVCGGQGKCGKCVVYVQSGKTSFDAQKYGRFITEDELKRGACLACETTIDSDLQVFIPESTLIQEQKILIEGQDTAIEFHPSVRKYYVELQPPTLSDPSPDLSRLLWGIQKSGGPAAEKMYVPLEVLREIPAILRHAEWKSTGTVSLVPGGYRLVDLQENDTSKRLYGAAVDLGSTTIVVYLWDLVSGKIAGIASNYNRQISCGEDILARVNFARKNGLNKLQALATESINTAITSASNTAGVDREDIYEVVVAGNTVMTHMLLGIDPAYMIAEPYVPVVRRALSVATGRIGIACNKNGGLFVFPAVSDFIGGDIIADILTCGMGEREEISLLIDIGTNFEIVLGNNEWMFSCAGAAGPALEGGEVLFGMRANPGAIEKLTLDPGTLNPVYSTINGIKPRGICGSGLIDLLAELLCTCVIDRTGRINTGIANPRIRTNGHFPEFVVAWAAETDLGKDIVITENDIKNLIMSKASVHAACLTLMKQAGITHREITTIYFAGAFGNYINKKNATIIGLIPEIGIDRIINIGNGAVTGANIALINRRKRKTLDEIACRIAYIELNAESSFMDEYTSSTFLPHTDLTLFPMVQKLLDTCRIAKE, from the coding sequence ATGCGGACCGTCACGTTCCTCCCCGGGTATCGCAAGATCGAGATCGCACGGGGCAGCACTATCCTCGATGCGGCCCAGCGGGCCGGGCTGAACATCAACGTTGTCTGCGGGGGCCAGGGGAAATGCGGGAAATGTGTAGTGTATGTCCAATCGGGAAAGACTAGCTTTGATGCGCAAAAATACGGGCGGTTTATTACCGAAGATGAACTCAAACGGGGTGCCTGCCTTGCCTGCGAGACAACGATCGATAGTGATCTGCAGGTGTTTATTCCCGAGAGCACGTTGATACAGGAACAGAAGATCCTCATCGAAGGCCAGGATACTGCCATTGAATTTCACCCGTCTGTCAGGAAATATTACGTGGAACTCCAGCCCCCCACACTCTCCGATCCTTCACCGGACCTTTCCCGTCTGCTCTGGGGCATCCAGAAAAGCGGGGGTCCGGCCGCTGAAAAGATGTATGTGCCATTGGAAGTGCTCAGGGAAATCCCGGCAATCCTGCGCCATGCCGAATGGAAATCAACCGGCACAGTCTCTCTTGTACCGGGAGGATACCGTCTTGTGGACCTGCAGGAAAATGATACCTCCAAAAGACTCTATGGTGCAGCAGTTGACCTTGGTTCTACAACAATTGTCGTGTACCTCTGGGATCTTGTATCCGGCAAAATTGCCGGGATTGCATCGAATTATAACCGCCAGATCAGTTGCGGCGAGGATATTTTAGCCCGCGTAAATTTTGCCCGTAAGAACGGGCTTAACAAACTCCAGGCACTGGCGACCGAGAGTATCAACACTGCGATCACTTCGGCATCCAATACCGCAGGAGTCGACCGGGAGGATATCTACGAAGTGGTTGTGGCAGGAAATACCGTAATGACTCATATGCTGCTTGGCATCGATCCGGCATACATGATCGCAGAACCCTATGTCCCGGTAGTCCGCAGGGCACTTTCGGTGGCTACGGGCAGGATCGGCATTGCCTGCAATAAAAACGGCGGGCTCTTTGTTTTCCCCGCGGTAAGCGACTTTATCGGTGGCGATATCATAGCCGATATTCTCACCTGCGGCATGGGTGAGAGAGAAGAGATCTCCCTCCTGATCGATATTGGTACCAATTTTGAAATCGTGCTTGGCAATAACGAGTGGATGTTCTCGTGTGCGGGCGCAGCCGGCCCCGCTCTTGAAGGTGGCGAGGTACTATTTGGCATGCGGGCAAACCCGGGGGCTATCGAGAAACTGACGCTCGATCCGGGCACGCTCAACCCGGTCTATTCCACGATCAATGGCATCAAACCCCGGGGCATCTGCGGATCCGGCCTTATCGACCTCCTCGCAGAACTTCTCTGCACCTGTGTCATCGACCGCACCGGCAGGATCAACACCGGTATAGCCAACCCACGGATACGGACTAACGGTCACTTCCCCGAATTTGTTGTTGCCTGGGCAGCTGAAACCGATCTGGGAAAAGATATTGTCATAACAGAAAATGATATCAAAAACCTGATCATGAGCAAGGCATCGGTGCATGCGGCCTGCCTGACCCTGATGAAACAGGCCGGCATTACCCACCGGGAAATTACCACCATCTATTTTGCCGGGGCATTTGGCAATTACATCAACAAGAAGAATGCCACCATCATTGGCCTGATACCGGAGATAGGCATCGACCGGATTATCAATATCGGCAACGGTGCAGTAACCGGGGCCAATATTGCACTCATCAACCGGAGAAAGAGAAAGACCCTTGATGAGATTGCCTGCCGGATTGCCTATATCGAGCTGAATGCCGAGTCGTCATTCATGGATGAGTACACCTCCAGCACATTCCTGCCCCATACGGACCTGACGCTCTTTCCCATGGTCCAGAAACTGCTGGATACCTGCCGGATTGCAAAGGAGTGA
- a CDS encoding acetyl-CoA synthase, with protein MALKALDIYKLLPKKNCKECGDPTCLTFAMKLAGGKADVDLCPYLDDAAKAVLGATTRPPIRLVKLGIGERSFAVGEEFVLYRHEKTFYHPPGILFKISDTLSPDEISAVTARVRDESFTRVGADLRFNGIAIENASGSPEQFARAVETVEKTADLPLILMATDTTALSAALAHCGTYRPLIHAATQENRKELCTLAKQHGCPLAIRGKTIEELVLLAKDCTADGVQDLILDLSPESLQAFIVRSTTVRQLAITREAPDLGYPVFLDASVMDQQDAAITLGIAKYAAVIVSTPLPPATTKAVLTLRQNIYTDPQKPIQMNPGLYRVGNPGKDAPVLMTVNFSLTFFTLQGYLESTRMPCFMLIVDTEGLSVLTAVAAGKLSEILVRDSIKKFAVEDEVSHRKLIIPGYASPLSGRIEEATGWKVLVGPRDAAEIGEYLHEEWKQ; from the coding sequence ATGGCGCTCAAGGCACTCGACATCTACAAACTCCTGCCCAAGAAAAACTGCAAGGAATGCGGTGACCCCACCTGCCTTACATTTGCCATGAAACTTGCCGGGGGCAAAGCGGATGTGGACCTCTGTCCCTACCTGGATGATGCTGCCAAAGCTGTGCTGGGTGCAACGACACGCCCGCCAATCAGGCTTGTGAAGCTCGGAATCGGGGAACGGTCCTTTGCTGTTGGTGAAGAGTTTGTACTCTACCGTCACGAAAAGACGTTCTATCACCCCCCGGGTATATTGTTTAAGATTAGCGACACGCTGAGTCCTGATGAGATTTCAGCAGTAACAGCGCGTGTCCGGGACGAGTCATTTACCCGGGTGGGAGCGGATCTCCGGTTTAACGGGATTGCGATAGAAAATGCCAGCGGCTCTCCCGAACAGTTTGCCCGGGCTGTCGAGACCGTTGAAAAAACTGCCGACCTGCCACTCATACTGATGGCAACGGACACAACAGCCCTTTCAGCAGCCCTGGCCCATTGTGGTACCTACCGCCCCCTGATCCATGCGGCAACGCAGGAGAACCGCAAGGAACTCTGTACCCTGGCAAAACAGCACGGGTGCCCGCTGGCAATCCGGGGTAAAACAATCGAAGAACTCGTGTTACTGGCAAAAGACTGCACGGCTGATGGCGTGCAGGACCTCATTTTGGATCTTTCTCCGGAATCATTGCAGGCATTTATTGTCCGTTCTACCACGGTACGCCAGCTTGCTATCACCCGGGAAGCCCCCGATCTCGGGTACCCGGTATTTCTCGATGCTTCTGTCATGGATCAACAGGATGCGGCAATTACCTTAGGCATAGCAAAATATGCTGCCGTGATCGTTTCCACTCCCCTTCCCCCGGCAACGACAAAAGCCGTCCTGACCCTGCGCCAGAATATTTACACCGATCCCCAGAAACCCATCCAGATGAACCCGGGCCTGTACCGCGTGGGTAACCCGGGAAAAGATGCACCCGTCCTGATGACTGTGAACTTTTCCCTCACGTTCTTTACCCTGCAGGGCTATCTCGAATCCACCCGTATGCCCTGCTTCATGCTGATTGTCGACACGGAGGGGCTCTCGGTACTGACAGCCGTTGCCGCAGGAAAACTGAGCGAGATACTGGTACGGGATTCGATAAAGAAATTCGCAGTCGAAGACGAGGTATCTCACCGGAAACTTATCATACCGGGCTACGCATCCCCACTTTCGGGAAGGATTGAAGAGGCAACCGGGTGGAAAGTGTTAGTCGGTCCACGGGACGCTGCCGAAATAGGGGAGTACCTGCACGAGGAGTGGAAGCAATAA
- a CDS encoding acetyl-CoA synthase, with amino-acid sequence MGFDLKFDWSGSVTEVTLGATKAEGGTRRISYRIGGGKTLPFLETIPDSPAPLIAYEICDNPQYWSPIVQAFCGDLVNDCGSWAHAADTVYKADIVRLFLTSTRQRDFSDMASVGKNVETVLSATSLPLIIEGSNEPKIDSEVFLKCGETGQGEHLLLGTAEAGRYRSIAAAAMAYGHSVIAQSPIDVNLAKQLNILLKEIGVTRDHIIIDPYTGSLGYGFEYSYSAMERIRFAALKGDADLAMPLICSAIDTLTAKEVREADPAIQDDIAVQWEFTTGLAAAAAGAEIICVRHPRTIPLLRKAFSSLNTGKTTGGET; translated from the coding sequence ATGGGATTTGACCTGAAATTTGACTGGAGTGGATCCGTAACCGAAGTGACTCTCGGTGCAACAAAAGCAGAAGGGGGAACCCGCCGCATTTCCTACCGGATTGGGGGAGGAAAAACACTCCCGTTCCTTGAGACAATCCCGGACTCACCCGCTCCACTCATAGCCTATGAGATTTGCGATAACCCGCAGTACTGGTCCCCGATTGTCCAGGCCTTTTGCGGGGATCTCGTAAATGATTGCGGGAGTTGGGCACATGCAGCAGATACGGTCTACAAGGCAGATATTGTCCGCCTGTTCCTGACCAGCACCCGGCAACGGGATTTTTCCGATATGGCATCGGTGGGAAAGAACGTAGAGACCGTGCTCTCTGCAACAAGCCTGCCTCTCATCATAGAGGGAAGCAATGAACCGAAAATTGACAGCGAGGTGTTCTTAAAATGCGGGGAGACCGGCCAGGGTGAACACCTGCTTTTAGGAACGGCTGAGGCAGGCAGGTACCGCAGTATCGCTGCTGCAGCCATGGCTTACGGTCATTCGGTAATAGCCCAGTCCCCGATAGATGTCAACCTGGCAAAACAGCTCAACATCCTGTTAAAGGAGATTGGCGTAACCCGGGACCATATCATCATCGATCCCTACACCGGCTCGCTGGGGTATGGCTTTGAATATTCCTATTCTGCCATGGAGCGGATCCGGTTTGCTGCGTTGAAAGGCGATGCCGATCTTGCCATGCCACTCATCTGTTCTGCGATTGACACACTGACCGCAAAGGAAGTGCGTGAGGCAGACCCGGCGATCCAGGACGATATTGCGGTCCAGTGGGAATTCACTACCGGTCTTGCCGCTGCGGCAGCGGGTGCAGAGATTATCTGTGTGCGGCATCCACGGACTATTCCCCTGCTCAGGAAAGCTTTTTCCAGCCTGAATACCGGAAAAACTACCGGGGGGGAAACATAA
- the cdhC gene encoding CO dehydrogenase/CO-methylating acetyl-CoA synthase complex subunit beta encodes MTDVELAIKNGQLHLKTAITTIEGTFSYDDTAYHLPISYALTGIPVHDRDTLLDVFSRTKENSLVASEIILAKKTAQEGKEASPYTGFIGDTIIRKLGYSLVDGSILGLALIVGNPRSAGAAAAICRELQEKYMLTFLAGPVVPSLSSAGVKLGLDYRLIPLGSSTLHGVHFVDIIARVAMMFGGVTPGDMHRLLTYAAERAKAIVIVFPGLSDEEIALVDGMRVLGFPILSLDDYSGGAWIPATADDVVRIGMESKGIRVTVTAIPIPMGCSPAFEGKSIRKEEMYVEFGGGRSPAFELLRMKNTGEVKDGQVTVIGPEIDSMAEGSANPLAIIIDVAGKTMKKDYEPVLERRIHNFVNYGEGSWHVAQRDLIWVRLSKEVVAKGVKIEHIGKLLASKFRMDFPQLLDAVSVTLITDKEKVLAAKKEADQVYDERDARIKGMRDSDVNTYYSCTLCQTFAPNHVCVITPERPALCGAISWLDGKIAYEISPSGANQPIEKGQELNAQNGEFEGVNRFVKKASHGEVDRCSLYSVMEYPMTCCGCFECIALMLPEVNGIMVVNREFKGLTPSGMSFSTLAGTIGGGAQTPGFAGISKGYILSDRFLQGEGGIERLVWIPAQLKEELKPRLIKILAERGKPDLFEKIADETTAATIEDLMVYLEKIKHPALTMKPLV; translated from the coding sequence ATGACCGACGTTGAGTTGGCAATAAAAAATGGACAACTCCATTTAAAAACCGCGATAACGACAATTGAAGGAACATTTTCCTATGACGATACCGCTTATCATCTTCCCATATCTTATGCCCTGACCGGCATACCGGTGCATGACCGCGATACCCTGCTGGATGTTTTTTCCCGGACAAAGGAGAATTCACTGGTTGCCTCAGAAATAATTCTTGCAAAAAAGACCGCACAGGAGGGAAAAGAGGCCTCGCCCTATACCGGTTTTATTGGCGATACAATTATCCGGAAACTCGGGTACTCCCTTGTTGACGGCAGTATTCTCGGCCTTGCCCTCATTGTCGGAAACCCCCGGAGTGCCGGTGCTGCTGCTGCGATCTGCCGCGAACTCCAGGAAAAATATATGCTCACGTTTCTTGCCGGCCCGGTCGTGCCTTCATTATCGTCTGCCGGTGTAAAACTGGGTCTCGATTATCGCCTAATCCCCCTTGGATCCAGCACGCTTCATGGGGTGCACTTTGTCGATATCATTGCCCGCGTAGCGATGATGTTTGGGGGAGTCACCCCGGGCGACATGCACCGGCTGCTGACCTATGCAGCGGAGCGGGCAAAGGCAATTGTGATCGTCTTTCCGGGGCTTTCCGATGAAGAGATCGCCCTTGTCGATGGTATGCGGGTGCTCGGATTTCCCATCCTGTCACTCGATGATTATTCCGGCGGCGCATGGATCCCGGCTACTGCTGATGATGTTGTCCGGATCGGCATGGAATCAAAAGGCATTCGTGTCACCGTGACCGCAATCCCGATCCCGATGGGATGCTCCCCTGCCTTTGAAGGAAAAAGCATCCGCAAAGAAGAGATGTACGTGGAGTTTGGTGGCGGCAGGTCACCTGCATTCGAACTGCTCCGGATGAAAAATACCGGAGAGGTCAAAGACGGACAGGTAACCGTCATCGGCCCAGAGATCGATTCCATGGCAGAAGGATCCGCAAATCCGCTCGCAATTATTATTGATGTTGCCGGTAAAACCATGAAAAAAGATTACGAGCCGGTGCTCGAACGAAGGATTCATAATTTTGTCAATTATGGCGAAGGATCATGGCACGTTGCCCAGCGGGATCTCATCTGGGTCCGGTTATCGAAAGAAGTTGTTGCAAAAGGCGTGAAGATCGAGCATATCGGCAAACTGCTGGCCAGCAAGTTCCGTATGGATTTTCCCCAGTTACTGGATGCCGTCTCGGTCACGCTGATCACGGATAAGGAAAAAGTCCTGGCGGCAAAGAAGGAGGCAGACCAGGTCTATGATGAACGCGACGCCCGTATCAAGGGCATGCGTGACAGTGATGTAAACACCTATTATTCCTGCACGCTCTGCCAGACCTTTGCACCGAACCACGTCTGCGTGATCACTCCCGAACGGCCCGCCCTGTGCGGGGCCATCAGCTGGCTGGATGGCAAGATCGCGTATGAAATATCGCCATCCGGAGCGAACCAGCCGATAGAGAAAGGCCAGGAACTCAATGCCCAGAATGGTGAATTCGAAGGCGTCAACCGCTTTGTCAAGAAAGCCAGTCACGGGGAAGTGGACCGGTGCTCACTCTACAGTGTGATGGAATACCCGATGACCTGCTGCGGGTGTTTTGAATGCATTGCCCTGATGCTGCCGGAAGTGAACGGGATCATGGTGGTGAACCGTGAATTCAAAGGGCTGACTCCTTCGGGAATGTCATTTTCTACCCTTGCCGGTACCATCGGCGGCGGTGCACAGACCCCCGGGTTTGCGGGAATATCCAAAGGCTACATTCTTTCAGACCGGTTCTTACAGGGAGAGGGGGGTATCGAACGGCTCGTCTGGATACCCGCACAACTCAAAGAAGAACTCAAACCCCGGCTGATAAAAATACTGGCTGAACGGGGCAAACCTGACCTGTTTGAAAAGATCGCAGATGAGACAACGGCAGCCACAATCGAAGATCTCATGGTATATCTTGAGAAAATAAAACACCCGGCCCTGACCATGAAACCGCTGGTGTGA
- a CDS encoding MBL fold hydrolase yields MKKFSFIAHMPDTPGSLHRAAEIIKQYDGNINRIQFDRRIDSGTVFYEVTAPAESYTQITRNLEEIGYLQSTIKPQSFLKFCVYLTHRPGALYEFLGLTTAVGANISFLDFDDKSRHPDRLMVSLNLEQGAVVEQLLNQLKSLYRLDIIEYDTTGKQLDDTIFYVRYAQAIRELIGESEDTFLLSFLADTNHMAQELMDRGCDPKKVFESVLASGQTMKATTGEHFYADIQQFQIDARTTLFCFQVPCGGNIFLIQSGEELLMIDTGYGIYHNDVLTMFSRYGIKDAKKIGRIVITHADADHCGAAGFFTAPALMHSSTLEIIRTNNRAYGSRSDHASLDEFYTKMINLFSKFNTPEKTECISAPQGATRGIFPVIGAVKIGDIELEILDGLSGHTAGQVFLYSREYGLLFPADSVINFASLSKERADYSSLAAFLVTSVNVDSDSAKKERKGLSDLAQVTDDYLAASGKRCLICGGHGAVSVLENGKLTVTGSIERYGAGKSG; encoded by the coding sequence GTGAAGAAATTTTCTTTTATTGCTCACATGCCCGACACTCCTGGATCCCTGCACCGTGCAGCCGAGATCATCAAGCAATATGACGGGAATATCAATCGTATACAGTTTGACCGGCGCATAGATTCCGGGACCGTTTTTTACGAAGTTACCGCCCCGGCCGAATCCTATACCCAGATTACCCGGAATCTCGAAGAGATCGGGTATCTCCAGAGCACCATAAAACCCCAGAGTTTCTTAAAGTTCTGCGTATACCTGACCCACCGCCCGGGAGCCCTGTATGAATTCCTGGGCCTGACCACGGCAGTTGGCGCAAATATCTCGTTTCTGGATTTCGATGACAAAAGCCGGCACCCGGATCGCCTTATGGTGAGCCTGAACCTGGAACAGGGTGCAGTAGTCGAACAGTTGCTCAACCAGTTAAAATCCCTGTACCGGCTGGATATTATCGAGTACGATACCACGGGAAAACAACTGGATGATACCATCTTTTACGTCCGGTACGCCCAGGCAATCCGTGAGCTTATCGGGGAATCGGAAGATACATTCCTGCTCTCGTTCCTTGCCGATACCAACCATATGGCCCAGGAACTGATGGACCGGGGGTGCGATCCCAAAAAAGTTTTTGAGAGCGTGCTTGCATCCGGCCAGACAATGAAAGCGACCACGGGAGAGCATTTTTACGCGGATATCCAGCAATTTCAGATCGATGCCCGCACGACCTTGTTCTGCTTCCAGGTGCCCTGCGGGGGGAATATCTTCCTGATACAATCCGGAGAAGAACTGCTGATGATCGATACCGGGTACGGGATCTACCATAATGACGTCTTGACGATGTTCTCCCGGTATGGTATCAAGGATGCAAAAAAGATCGGCCGGATTGTTATTACCCACGCCGATGCAGATCACTGCGGTGCTGCCGGGTTCTTTACTGCACCGGCGCTGATGCACAGCAGTACGCTCGAGATCATCCGGACAAATAACCGGGCCTATGGCTCCCGCAGCGATCACGCTTCCCTTGATGAATTCTATACCAAGATGATCAACCTGTTCTCGAAATTCAACACCCCGGAAAAGACAGAATGCATTTCCGCCCCGCAAGGTGCAACCCGCGGTATATTTCCTGTCATCGGTGCAGTCAAGATTGGCGATATTGAACTGGAGATACTCGATGGTCTCAGCGGGCATACCGCCGGACAGGTGTTCCTGTACTCCCGTGAATATGGCCTGCTGTTTCCTGCCGACAGCGTGATAAATTTTGCAAGCCTTTCAAAAGAACGGGCAGACTACAGTTCCCTTGCGGCATTTCTCGTGACCTCGGTCAATGTTGACAGTGACAGTGCAAAAAAGGAACGAAAAGGACTTTCTGACCTGGCACAGGTAACGGATGACTATCTTGCCGCTTCCGGAAAAAGGTGCCTGATCTGCGGGGGGCACGGTGCCGTATCCGTACTGGAAAACGGCAAACTTACGGTGACCGGATCGATTGAACGGTATGGAGCAGGGAAATCCGGATAA
- a CDS encoding DNA methyltransferase, translating to MSNKKWVDVITPLLKWAGGKRQLLDKLGERLPHEWDTYFEPFIGGGALLVKLHNEHRADKAVISDLNGELINLYRVVQKKPEQLIEELQDPVFQNDEITFKQIKADFNEIIGTTKEPVKRAAFLVYLNKHSYNGLWRVNNKGKYNVPFGRHAKLSLPTETSILKFHAMLENVTILNKDFAETVKKAGKNDFIYFDPPYHPISKTARFTDYNSNGFKFQDQERLADLFKKLDKRGVFVMLSNSLNPVIEDLYREFTIQPVEAKRYINCNGKRRNGIFEIIVTNY from the coding sequence ATTAGTAATAAAAAATGGGTAGATGTGATTACACCGTTGCTGAAATGGGCGGGTGGAAAACGGCAGTTACTGGATAAGTTAGGAGAACGGCTTCCCCATGAATGGGATACCTACTTTGAACCTTTCATTGGCGGTGGAGCATTACTGGTAAAACTGCACAATGAACACCGGGCAGATAAGGCAGTAATTTCCGATCTCAACGGTGAACTGATCAACCTGTACAGGGTAGTCCAGAAAAAACCTGAACAATTGATTGAAGAGTTGCAGGATCCTGTTTTTCAGAATGATGAGATTACCTTCAAACAGATTAAAGCCGATTTTAATGAGATCATCGGCACGACAAAAGAACCGGTGAAGCGGGCAGCTTTTTTGGTATATCTCAATAAACACAGCTACAATGGATTATGGCGGGTAAACAACAAAGGAAAATATAATGTCCCATTCGGCCGCCATGCAAAACTGAGTCTTCCAACGGAGACCTCGATTTTAAAATTTCACGCCATGCTTGAAAATGTTACCATATTAAACAAGGATTTTGCTGAGACCGTTAAAAAAGCCGGAAAAAATGATTTCATATATTTCGATCCTCCTTACCACCCCATATCAAAAACTGCACGTTTTACCGATTATAATTCAAATGGTTTCAAATTCCAGGACCAGGAACGACTGGCGGATCTGTTTAAAAAACTCGATAAGCGGGGAGTTTTTGTGATGCTCAGTAATTCACTGAACCCGGTTATCGAAGACCTGTACCGGGAATTCACGATACAACCCGTTGAAGCAAAACGTTACATCAATTGTAACGGGAAACGCCGGAACGGAATTTTTGAAATTATCGTTACCAACTATTGA
- the hxlB gene encoding 6-phospho-3-hexuloisomerase, with translation MESHRVQEMMRLMASKIRSIANTISDDDIGKFITELLNAKRIYVIGAGRSGLVAKAFAMRLMHLGFHAYVVGETITPALNKGDLMVIFSGSGRTKTVADLAETAKDIGGRICLISSNADSRIGKIADCIVIIEHHRDSVENDAVEFEIRQMMGEHKSFAPLGTLFETVSMIFADAVVSRLMEITKTDESALKNRHTNIE, from the coding sequence ATGGAGAGCCACAGGGTACAGGAAATGATGCGGCTGATGGCATCGAAGATCCGCTCAATTGCCAATACCATTTCAGACGATGATATCGGGAAGTTCATCACCGAACTCTTAAACGCAAAACGCATTTACGTGATCGGGGCAGGACGGTCCGGGCTCGTGGCAAAAGCGTTTGCCATGCGCCTCATGCACCTCGGGTTCCATGCCTACGTTGTCGGAGAGACCATCACTCCTGCACTGAACAAGGGTGACCTGATGGTCATCTTTTCCGGTTCGGGCAGGACCAAGACCGTTGCTGACCTTGCAGAAACCGCAAAGGATATCGGCGGAAGAATCTGCCTTATCTCGTCAAATGCAGATTCGCGTATCGGAAAAATAGCGGATTGCATTGTTATCATTGAGCATCACCGGGATTCCGTTGAAAACGATGCAGTCGAATTTGAGATCCGGCAGATGATGGGCGAACACAAATCATTTGCCCCGTTGGGCACCCTGTTTGAAACGGTATCCATGATCTTTGCCGATGCAGTGGTGTCACGCCTCATGGAGATCACCAAGACCGACGAGAGTGCGCTCAAGAACCGGCATACGAATATTGAATAA